The following are encoded together in the Populus trichocarpa isolate Nisqually-1 chromosome 5, P.trichocarpa_v4.1, whole genome shotgun sequence genome:
- the LOC7480461 gene encoding protein GET1 isoform X2, whose translation MGEEEILIGEQPRRSLAAPLIFFIVVAFQFVSIYLLQLKKKGSKSAAEIQLRAEIKQLLKDASALSQPSTFAQAAKLRRLAAAKEKELANYKEAHDKEMKRSSDSYPKILFISKVVTYFVLICWFWRTPVAEISQQLVQPFGWNYTLVDIIYQGQQICL comes from the exons atgggagaagaagaaattctaATCGGAGAGCAACCAAGGAGGTCTCTCGCGGCACCTCTTATCTTCTTCATTGTCGTTGCCTTCCAATTCGTCTCTATATACCTCCTTCAATTAAAGAAG aAGGGATCAAAGAGTGCTGCAGAGATTCAATTACGTGCAGAAATTAAGCAATTATTGAAAGATGCCAGCGCCTTGTCTCA GCCATCAACATTTGCTCAGGCAGCAAAACTTAGAAGGTTGGCAGCTGCAAAGGAGAAAGAACTTGCAAATT ATAAAGAAGCGCATGACAAGGAGATGAAACGTTCTTCTGATTCATACCCGaaaattctatttatttcaaaG GTTGTTACGTACTTTGTGCTCATTTGCTGGTTTTGGAGGACTCCTGTTGCTGAAATATCTCAGCAACTTGTGCAGCCCTTTG GTTGGAATTATACCTTGGTTGATATTATCTACCAGGGTCAGCAAATTTGTTTGTAG
- the LOC7480462 gene encoding high mobility group B protein 3, translated as MKGGRSKSDSRNNDAKLKRKGAGAGTKASKKAAKDPNKPKRPASAFFVFMEDFRKQYKESHPNNKSVAAVGKAGGDKWKSLSEAEKAPYAAKAEKRKFEYNKDMAAYNKRLAGGNDDESDKSKSEVNDEDEEDESDGEEEDDDE; from the exons ATGAAAGGCGGTAGATCAAAGTCTGATTCCAGAAACAATGACGCCAA GCTAAAGAGAAAAGGAGCAGGAGCTGGAACCAAAGCGTCGAAGAAGGCCGCGAAGgatccaaacaagcctaaaAGACCTGCTAGTGCTTTCTTCGTTTTCAT ggAGGATTTTAGGAAGCAGTATAAGGAGTCTCATCCAAACAATAAATCTGTTGCTGCT GTTGGTAAAGCAGGTGGAGACAAGTGGAAATCCTTGAGTGAAGCT GAGAAAGCTCCTTATGCGGCTAAGGCCGAGAAGAGAAAGTTTGAATACAATAAGGACATGGCTGCTTACAACAAAAGACTG GCTGGAGGAAATGATGATGAATCTGACAAGTCCAAGTCGGAAGTGAATGACGAAGATGAGGAAGATGAGAGTGACGGAGAG GAGGAAGATGACGACGAGTAA
- the LOC7480461 gene encoding protein GET1 isoform X1: MGEEEILIGEQPRRSLAAPLIFFIVVAFQFVSIYLLQLKKKGSKSAAEIQLRAEIKQLLKDASALSQPSTFAQAAKLRRLAAAKEKELANYKEAHDKEMKRSSDSYPKILFISKVVTYFVLICWFWRTPVAEISQQLVQPFGRFLSWRAGGRLNNNVMVGIIPWLILSTRVSKFVCRLIKY, translated from the exons atgggagaagaagaaattctaATCGGAGAGCAACCAAGGAGGTCTCTCGCGGCACCTCTTATCTTCTTCATTGTCGTTGCCTTCCAATTCGTCTCTATATACCTCCTTCAATTAAAGAAG aAGGGATCAAAGAGTGCTGCAGAGATTCAATTACGTGCAGAAATTAAGCAATTATTGAAAGATGCCAGCGCCTTGTCTCA GCCATCAACATTTGCTCAGGCAGCAAAACTTAGAAGGTTGGCAGCTGCAAAGGAGAAAGAACTTGCAAATT ATAAAGAAGCGCATGACAAGGAGATGAAACGTTCTTCTGATTCATACCCGaaaattctatttatttcaaaG GTTGTTACGTACTTTGTGCTCATTTGCTGGTTTTGGAGGACTCCTGTTGCTGAAATATCTCAGCAACTTGTGCAGCCCTTTG GAAGGTTTCTATCTTGGAGGGCTGGAGGTCGTTTAAATAACAATGTCATG GTTGGAATTATACCTTGGTTGATATTATCTACCAGGGTCAGCAAATTTGTTTGTAGACTTATCAAGTATTGA
- the LOC7480460 gene encoding uncharacterized protein LOC7480460 isoform X2: protein MYGSRGAMLGSGGVSDGYEVGSKRQRMMESNPYFAVSSGASGFQPYGYGGGFQPPPFPVVRLRGLPFNCSDVEILKFFAGLDIVDVLLVNKSGRFTGEAFVVFAGPMQVEFALQRDRQNMGRRYVEVFRCKRQDYYNAVAAEVNYEGIYDNDYHGSPPPSRAKRFSDKDQMEYTEILKMRGLPFSAKKAEIIEFFKDFKLIDERIHIACRPDGKATGEAYVEFISAEEAKRAMSKDKMTIGSRYVELFPSTQDEARRAESRSRQ, encoded by the exons ATGTACGGATCCAGAGG GGCAATGTTGGGAAGCGGGGGGGTTTCGGATGGGTACGAGGTCGGCTCAAAGAGACAAAGAATGATGGAATCAAATCCCTACTTCGCAGTGAGCAGTGGTGCGAGTGGCTTTCAACCTTATGGATACGGTGGTGGATTTCAGCCCCCACCCTTTCCTGTGGTTCGTCTGAGGGGGCTTCCTTTCAACTGCTCAGATGTTGAGATTCTCAAGTTCTTTGCTGGATTGGATATTGTGGATGTCTTGCTGGTCAACAAGAGTGGGCGGTTCACTGGAGAAGCTTTTGTTGTCTTTGCTGGACCTATGCAGGTTGAGTTTGCTTTACAGAGGGATCGACAAAACATGGGACGGAGGTAtgtggaagtttttaggtgcAAGAGGCAGGATTATTACAACGCTGTTGCTGCGGAGGTGAATTATGAAGGAATCTATGACAATGATTACCATGGAAGTCCTCCTCCATCTAGAGCAAAGAGGTTCAGTGATAAGGATCAAATGGAATACACAGAGATCTTGAAGATGCGGGGTCTCCCCTTTTCTGCAAAAAAAGCTGAAATAATTGAATTCTTCAAAGACTTTAAGCTCATTGATGAAAGGATACACATTGCATGCCGCCCAGATGGGAAAGCTACTGGAGAGGCATATGTAGAGTTCATTTCTGCTGAGGAGGCCAAAAGAGCTATGAGCAAGGACAAGATGACAATTGGATCGAGGTATGTTGAGCTGTTTCCTTCAACACAAGATGAAGCTAGACGGGCAGAGTCGAGATCA
- the LOC112327559 gene encoding glycine-rich protein DOT1-like produces MTSLALYSDSLGRLVVGNISKAENIKRIERCHAIDSKEYEAKYGKGKGEEGGAAGKGEREKRKEKAGKGEGEGGGAAEKGEGKKGKEKAGKGKGKGGGAAENGEGGKGKGKGKGREGWKGRGEGGVAAATGKE; encoded by the exons ATGACGAGCTTAGCCCTGTATAGCGACTCTTTGGGCAGGCTGGTGGTTGGGAACATATCAAAAGCCGAGAATATAAAAAGGATAGAGCGATGCCATGCCATTGACTCTAAGGAATACGAGGCCAAATAT gggaaggggaaaggGGAAGAAGGTGGGGCGGCTGGGAAGGGGGAAAGGGAAAAGAGGAAGGAGAAGGCTGGGAagggggaaggggaagggggtGGGGCGGCTGAGAAGGGTGAAGGGAAAAAGGGGAAGGAGAAGGCTGGGAAGGGGAAGGGAAAGGGGGGTGGGGCGGCTGAGAATGGAGAAGGGGGAAAGGGCAAGGGCAAGGGCAAGGGAAGGGAAGGCTGGAAAGGGAGAGGGGAGGGGGGGGTGGCGGCTGCCACTGGAAAGGAGTAA
- the LOC7480460 gene encoding uncharacterized protein LOC7480460 isoform X1, producing the protein MQVEFALQRDRQNMGRRYVEVFRCKRQDYYNAVAAEVNYEGIYDNDYHGSPPPSRAKRFSDKDQMEYTEILKMRGLPFSAKKAEIIEFFKDFKLIDERIHIACRPDGKATGEAYVEFISAEEAKRAMSKDKMTIGSRYVELFPSTQDEARRAESRSRQ; encoded by the coding sequence ATGCAGGTTGAGTTTGCTTTACAGAGGGATCGACAAAACATGGGACGGAGGTAtgtggaagtttttaggtgcAAGAGGCAGGATTATTACAACGCTGTTGCTGCGGAGGTGAATTATGAAGGAATCTATGACAATGATTACCATGGAAGTCCTCCTCCATCTAGAGCAAAGAGGTTCAGTGATAAGGATCAAATGGAATACACAGAGATCTTGAAGATGCGGGGTCTCCCCTTTTCTGCAAAAAAAGCTGAAATAATTGAATTCTTCAAAGACTTTAAGCTCATTGATGAAAGGATACACATTGCATGCCGCCCAGATGGGAAAGCTACTGGAGAGGCATATGTAGAGTTCATTTCTGCTGAGGAGGCCAAAAGAGCTATGAGCAAGGACAAGATGACAATTGGATCGAGGTATGTTGAGCTGTTTCCTTCAACACAAGATGAAGCTAGACGGGCAGAGTCGAGATCA